In Tenrec ecaudatus isolate mTenEca1 chromosome 4, mTenEca1.hap1, whole genome shotgun sequence, a single window of DNA contains:
- the LOC142446811 gene encoding hemoglobin subunit beta-like — MVHMTDAEKKLVTSEWGKVDVDATGAETLGRLLVVYPWTQRFFTSFGDLSSPSAIMGNAKVQAHGKKVLHSLGDGLQHLDDLKGFYAKLSELHCDKLHVDPENFRLLGNILIIVISRHAGPEFTPQMQAAFQKMVSGVSNALAHKYH, encoded by the exons ATGGTGCACATGACTGATGCCGAGAAGAAGCTTGTTACCAGTGAGTGGGGCAAGGTAGACGTGGATGCTACTGGTGCTGAGACCCTGGGCAG GCTGCTGGTTGTCTACCCATGGACCCAGAGGTTCTTTACCTCCTTTGGGGACCTGTCCTCTCCTTCTGCTATCATGGGCAATGCTAAGGTGCAGGCTCATGGCAAGAAGGTGCTGCACTCTCTCGGTGATGGCCTGCAGCACCTGGACGACCTCAAGGGTTTCTATGCTAAGCTGAGCGAGCTGCACTGTGACAAGCTGCACGTGGATCCTGAGAACTTCAGG CTCCTGGGCAACATACTGATAATTGTGATATCCCGCCACGCTGGCCCTGAGTTCACCCCGCAGATGCAGGCTGCCTTTCAGAAGATGGTGTCTGGTGTGTCTAACGCTCTGGCTCACAAGTACCactga
- the LOC142446812 gene encoding hemoglobin subunit beta-like — protein MVHMTDAEKKCVTSVWGKVDVDSYGGETLGTLLVVYPWTQRFFTSFGDLSSPSAIMGNDKVQAHGKKVLHSLGDGLQHLDDLKGFYAKLSELHCDKLHVDPENFRLLGNVLLRVMARHLGAEFTPQVQAAYQKVVAGVANALAHKYH, from the exons ATGGTGCACATGACTGATGCCGAGAAGAAATGTGTCACCTCTGTGTGGGGCAAGGTAGACGTGGATTCTTATGGGGGTGAGACCCTGGGCAC GCTGCTGGTTGTCTACCCATGGACCCAGAGGTTCTTTACCTCCTTTGGGGACCTGTCCTCTCCTTCTGCTATCATGGGCAATGATAAGGTGCAGGCTCATGGCAAGAAGGTGCTGCACTCTCTCGGTGATGGCCTGCAGCACCTGGACGACCTCAAGGGTTTCTATGCTAAGCTGAGCGAGCTGCACTGTGACAAGCTGCACGTGGATCCTGAGAACTTCAGG CTCCTGGGCAATGTGCTGCTGCGTGTGATGGCTCGCCACCTTGGCGCTGAGTTCACTCCGCAGGTGCAGGCTGCCTATCAGAAGGTGGTGGCCGGTGTGGCTAACGCTCTGGCTCACAAGTACCACTGA